The Macellibacteroides fermentans genome includes the window AGGAAGCAATAAAGAATACTATATTTAAGATTGAATCTATCATACGTACAAATATATGAATAAATTGACATATAAAATACAGTTTGTGGATGCTTTAAAATCTGTGGCTTATGGTACGTATAGCGATTAAAAGGGTGTATGATGACTTTGATCCGGAGGATGGATACCGGGTTTTGGTAGACAGGCTTTGGCCCAGAGGGGTAAAGAAGGAGGCGTTGCTCTATAACTCATGGAATAAGGATTTGGCTCCTTCTTCTGAGCTTCGGAAATGGGTTCACCAGAATAAAGAGGAGCGGTGGGAACTCTTTGCAAGTTTGTACATCAAGCAACTGGGTAATTCTAAAGCGGTGGATGATTTCTTGTTGGCCATAAAGGACTTTGAGAGGGTTACGTTGCTGACTGCCACTAAAAGCATGGAGCAGAATCATGCGGGTATATTGAAAGAATATGTAGAGGGGTTGCTTGGGTAAAGCAGGGTACTTGCCGCGTCCATTAACGGATTAACAGCAAGTACCCTTTTTTATACATGGTCTATATGCTGCTTATTTGAACAGCTTGGGCGCGAATTCCGACAGGTAGATGCGCCAGTTCTTCCAGATATGGCCTTCGCCGGTTTCGAAATATTCGTACTTGTAGCCTTTTTCGTCCAGCATCTTGCGATAGTCTGTGTTTGCCTGATACAAAAAGTCGGTCTTGCCGATGGCAATCCAGTATAGGGCCGGCTTCTTGTCGAATTGTGTTTTCAGCTTGGCTTCCAGGTTGTCGTAGATCGGTGATTTTACATCTTTGTTGGGCATGATGGCTGCAGAGAACAAGCCTACGTAGTTGAACATGTCCGGATATTGCTTGGAGATGTGCATGGAATGAAATCCTCCCATGGATAGTCCGGCAATGGCACGGTTCTGTTTGTTCTTGAGGGTACGGTAGGTGCGGTCTATAAAGTTAACCACATCCGGGAAAGCAGCTTCGAAGGAGCCTTCCATGGTTTTAGGTAATTGCATGGATGCCGGGGCATAGCCTAAAGAGGATTCTCCGGGGGCAGCCTCTTGCGATGCATTGCCGTTGGTCATCACCACAATCATAGGTTTTGCTTTGCCTTGTGCAATCAGGTTGTCCAGAATCTGAGCGGTACGTCCCAGTTCGCTCCAGGCATTTTCGTCGCCTCCCATTCCATGCAGCAGGTAGAATACAGGATAGCGCTTGCCGCTGGTTTCGTAACCGGCCGGTGTATAAACCGTTAAACGGCGGTCCATACCCAGCGTGGGACTGTTATACCATACCTTGGCCACTGTTCCGTGGGGTACTTTGTTCACCTTGTACAGGTCGGCACGTTCGCCACCGATGATAAATACGTTCGTAACGCTTGCCACGTCGCGAATCATATACACATTGCTGGGGTCGTTAATCTTTAGTCCGTCTACCAGGAAGGTGTAGCTGTACAGTTCGGACTTGAGGGGTTGCGGGGTGGTAAATTCCCATACGCCGTCTTTCTCGGTAAGGTCGGCCACACCCGGACCGTCAAACTCTCCGTAAGGTGTCTTTATCTTCTGGGTAGGCAGAAAGTCGCCGGTTACTTGTACCCGTACGGCTTTAGGTGCCTTCAGGCGGAAGGATACCGTGTTGTTTTCGTGAATTTCGGGCGAGATAACGGCGGCACCTCCCCAAAGAGCCTGTTGTGCAAAACTTAAAACACACATCAGCAGCATGGCTGATAAAGTAATGATTTTTCTCATGATGTTTGTTAAAATAATGTGAGGTTTTTTAATTATTGATTCTTTCCAAAATTACGGGTAACAAATGGCAGGCAGGTGTACAGGGCCGAGTGCCAGTATTCCCAGGTATGCCCTCCGTCGCGAACGCGGAACTGGCAGGGAATCTTTTTCTTGCGCATCGCCTGAGTGAACTCGATGTTGCGGTCGAGCAGAAAATCGTCGTCGCCGCAATCTACAAACCAGGCCACCGTGCGTAAGTTGGCGATACGATCTTCGTCGGCATTCGCCACAAAGTCCACACAACTGTTCTCGATGACCGACTTGGTAAGGATTGCCATCTTATCGTCTGGTTTCTGCGCCGGTGCCGCTCCCATTTCGGGGATAGACATCAGGGCACTCATGGCGTAGACTGCTGCGTACATATCGCTGTGCTTCTGTCCGTAACCGGTGGCGCCGCCTCCGCCCATAGACAGTCCGGCAATGGCCCGGTGGGCTTTATCGCCTATCACACGGTAGTTCTTTTCAATGTAGGGCAGAAACTCGGTGTAGAAAAAAGTCTCGTAACTCCATCCCGGCATATCGAAATAGCCGTTCCATACGCCTTCGTAGATATTGCCTCCCGCATTGGGTGTAACAATGATCATCTCGCAGGCTTCGCCGCTTTCCATCAGCTGGTCGGCCACATCTTTAACGTGACCGCGCCCGGCCCATCCCTGGTGGGTGTCCGTCATACCATGCAGCAGATAGAGTATCGGATATTTCTTGTTTGTATCCGTCTCGTAACTTTTAGGCAGGAAAATATTGTATGCCCTGTAGGCATTCAACACCTTGCTGTGTATGGAATCTGTTACGATTTTACTCTGTGGAGGGGCGGGCGACTGTGCCAAAGCAGAGAATACAAGTGGTATAGCCAGCAAAGACAAGATTAGCTTTTTCATTACTCGTAATTTTAAAATGATGTATGGTTCTTTACAAATTAGCGACTAAAAGTACTAATTTATTTATTATCTGTTTACGGATCGATTTAAATTCATCTCTTTACCATCGGATTTACCGGGATCGCTGCCTGAGGTTTCATAACATCGAGTGTTTTAACCTTGCTGCTTTTGGCTATCTTCTGTACTACGGTGTCGCGCACGTCGGCCGACGAGGCGGCAGCCATCCATTGATATTCTCCCTTGTCGAGCTCCCACGAAGCCGACTTCTCGTTATAGGAGGCCATGTCCATTACGTGCCAGGTAAGGGTGAGTGTCTGACTTTCGCCCGGTTCCAGCAGGCGGGTCTTACCGAAGGCTTTCAGCTCTTTAGCCGGTTTGTCCAGGGCTCCTTTGGGGGCTTTCACATAGGCCTGAACGGCTTCCCGACCGGCATATTTGCCTGTGTTCTTAACGGTTACCTTTAACTGGCATTGATCTCCTTCGATTGAGGCGCTTTCTATATCGTAGCTGAAGCTGGTGTAGCTAAGTCCGTGTCCGAAGGGGTAGGATACCTCCTTGCCGAATGTGTCGAAATAGCGGTAACCCACATAGATGCCCTCCTCGTAGTTGGTATAGTCTACGTTGGCTTCCGGCACTTTAGGTTTCTCTTCTTTTTTATCTGATTTGAAGTTCATACCCGTTCCCATGGCAAAGGATGGCATCTTGAACTCGTAATCGGAAGGGAAATTGGCGTCTGAAGGGGCATCGCCGTAGTTAACAGCCAGTGTCATAGGTAACTTGCCCGAAGGGTTTACTTTGCCGGAGAGCACATCGGCGATACAGTTGCCAACCTCCTGACCCGGTTGGAAGGCACAGATTACGGCATCGGCATATCCTTTCCACGAGGCAGTTTCAACCGGACTACAGATGTTCAGGATAACTACCAGTTTCTTTCCGGCTGCACGATAGGCTTCGGACACCTGCTTGATAAGTGCCTTTTCGTTTTCTTTGAGCATGAACTCGCCGATGCGACGGTCGCAAGCCTCGCCGCTGGTACGTCCCAGGGTAAGGATGGCAATGTCATTGTCCTGCACCTGTGCGATCATCTCTTCGGCTGTAGGTAGAAACTCTTCGGCACGGGGCAGGGGAGTGAAGGAAAAGGGAGGTCTTCCCTGTGGGAAAAGTCGTTTCTGCTCGTCGAACAGATGCTTTTTGTATTGCTTAATAAGTTTACCGTCTACTGTATAGCCTGCTTTGCGCATACCTTCTACCAGAGATACCGTATAGTAACCGATTCCCGTACTGCCAAATCCCATACCTGCGGGTACCATGTCGTACGAGGTGGTTCCATACAGGGCAACCTTCTTTACGCCTTGTGCCAGCGGAAGGGCCTCTTTATTGTCCAGCAAAACAATTCCTTCGGCACCAATCTTACGGTCTACCTGTGCATGGCCTTTCAGATCTGTTTCATTGGGGTATTGATAGCCCGCATAGGTGTGACTTTTAAGAACGAACTCCAGTACGCGTTTCACGTTGCGGTTCAGGATGGCCTCGCTGAGGGTACCGTTTTTTACAGCTTCGTAAATAGCCTTGTACTGGCGGTCTTGTCCCGGTTGCATCATATCGTTACCTGCCAACATGGATGCAACGGCATCCATCCCTGCATTCCAGTCGGACATAACCACTCCTTTGTAGCCCCATTCCGAACGAAGGATATCTTCGGTAAGCTCCTTGTCTTCGCAGGTGTATTTGCCGTTCACTTTGTTGTAGGCGGTCATCACACTCCATGGCTGTGATTCCTTTATGGCTATCTCGAATCCTTTGAGATAAAGCTCGCGCAGGGGGCGGGTGGTGAGTCGGGAGTCATTGTTATTACGGTTTGTCTCCTGATTGTTTACTGCAAAGTGTTTGATACAGGTTCCGGTGCCCTGACTTTGAATTCCGTTGATGTAAGCTGCGGCAATCTTTCCCACCACCAGCGGATCTTCGGAATAGTACTCGTGGTTTCGTCCGCAAAGCACATTACGCATCAGATTCACACCCGGGGCCAGCAATACATCCAGTCCGTAGTCCTTAACCTCTCTGCCCAGCGCCTGACCAACCTGGAAAGCTGCTTCGGGATCGAAGGTGGCAGCTACCGTGGTGCTGGACGGAAACTCTGTAGCATAATAGGTGTGGCTGTCGAATTCGCGTTTGGGAGCCATTGCCAGACGGTGCGGACCGTCGGCCAGGTAGGCCGAAGGGATGCCCAGACGGGGAATGTCGTAGGTACGACCGGCTGTGCCCGGAAACTTGGCATCGTCGCTCATTGCCATGCCGCAACCGATTACCATGTGTACTTTTTCTTCCAGCGTCATCGCACGGATCACCTCGTCTACGTTTTGAGGGGTGAGCCGTAGCTGCGGCTCCGGTGAAGGCAGCTGCGCCTGTACCGTGAGCGCCAAAAAACCGGAGAAAATGGAAATAGATAGTCTTTTCAATTTCATAATTTTAAATGTAATTAAAGTATAGTATTCATTTAGTGGTAACGAAGAAATTTTCAGGTAAAGATACTACTATACCGAAAATTTCTCCATTAACCTAAATCAATTAATGCTGTAATAAATTATCACCAGTTTTCATTTTGTTTCATGTTGGGATTTAACTCCAGCTCTTTGCGGGGAATCGGCAACTGTTTATGTTTCGCCTTGAAACCGTAAGCCGAATTCTTGACCAAGAACTTAACACCTTCACTTGAGAAGGCCGGAATTTCCTTCCCTTGCTGACCCATAACTGCTTCAGCATCGTTCCAACGGGTGAGGTCCTGGAAACGTACACATTCCATGCAGAGCTCCAACCGTTTCTCCTTCTTTACATCGTCCAGGGTAACCGTTGTTAAATCGGGTAGTTTGGCCCGCGAACGAATCCGGTTGATGTAAGAAAGCGCTTTGGCCTTGTCGCCGCCCTGTACATGTGCTTCGGCAGCCAGCAGTAATACCTCTGCATAGCGCATCACCCGGAGGTTGATGTATTGCAGGGCCTGAAAGTAAGAGGCATCGTAAATACAGTCTTCTTTCAGTGCACGTGTTTTCCACATAAAGTAACCTTCGTGTCCCACCATATTGGCACCGGGCTGCAATACAACCCCGATCTTATTTAATTGCTCGTAACTGCGCAGTGTGCTGTTTAACCGGTAGCCATCGGTTCCTTCTCTTTCCACAAAAGCATCATACAACGATTTGCGTGGATTCATAAAGCCATAGGTACCCGAAGCGATGGTTTGGACAGCTTCGCCGGTAACGAACAATTTATCCGAACGCCATCCCATCATCAGGTAGGTCATCGTCAGTATGTCCCAGTTCCAGGCCTGTTCCGGGTCGTTGCGGCGCTGCACCTCCAGCATGGACTCGCAGCTTCCGTTGGCCTCTACGTGCAGCAGCTTATCGTAAGCACCCGGGTATAGATCGTATTTGCCGGATTCGATCACTTTGTCGAGAATAGAGGCCGCTTCGCTGTATTTACCCTGGAATACATACGCCTTCCCGAGCATGGCCTGTGCCACCTCTTTGGTGGTACGGATCGTTGTCTCTTTATCGTTAACGTTGTTTTTTGATGGCAGAACGTTGAGGTTGATGGCTTCTGTAAGATCCTTTTCAATAAACGCCCAGGTGTCTTGCGGACTGCTGTTGCCCTGTCTGTACTCGTCCGGGGTAAGCAGATGATCTACGATGGGAGCTGTTCCATAGAGGGTTAACAGTTCGAAATGCGCCCATGCACGGAAAAACTTAGCTTCGGCCAGGGCACGCTTTTTCACATCCGTATCCGGTTCCATCAGGTCGATAATCAGGTTTGCTTTGTAAATGATGCTGTACATGCCCGAATACAAGCTGGCTATCATGGGATGGTCCGTGTCGAAGGTATATTCGTTCAACTGTTCCATTTGGGCATTGTCGCCACGCGAACCACCACCGCTCCACACATCGTCGGCCAACGAATTTTTGGTCATGAACCAATTGTAGTAATTGCTGCTCCAGCTGAAGTATAAAGAAGCCAATGCCTGCATAGCCTCCTGATCTGTTTGGTAAAAGTCTTCCTGACTCCCCATATTACCATGTTTGGGGATGTCCAGCCGGTCTTCGCATCCTGTGTTAAGCACCGAAAGCAGTCCCAGCAGCCAAATATAGATATATCTTGTTTTCATTATTCTTACTGTAAATTGTGGTTTTTAAAATTCAATATTCAAGCCTAAAACAACCTTCTTGGAACAAGGATACGACCCTTTGTCCACACCCATTCCCGAAGTGGAATTGGCGGCCGCCTCCGGATCGAAGCCCGGGTATTTTGTGAAGGTGAAGAAATCGTCCAGCGAACCGTATACCCGGAGGTTATTCACAAAGATCTTTTTCATCCATGTTTTAGGGAGGGTATATCCCAATTGAATCTGCTTAATCTTGAAGAATGAGCCGTCGTATACCAAAGCATCGGAGGTCTGGTATTTATCCATGTTCTGGGCGCCGGCGCGTGGAACAGTCCCCGACTTATTATCGGCTGTCCAGCGATTGTCGTAAAATACCTCTTTCAGTTTATTGGATGCCGCATAATCGGGACGATTGATACAGTTGAAGATGTCGTTGCCCTGCGATCCGGTACCGAACAGCGTGAAGTCCAATCCTTTCCAACCGGCGGTTAGTGTAATTCCATAGGTGAAATCGGGAATGGCATCGCCGATGTAATCCAAATCGCCATCGTTCAGGTCGCCGCTGTTGTCCAGGTCATGGAACATGGGATTACCCGTTTCCGGATCCACCCCTTTGAATTTATAGCCGCGGAAGTAATAAACAGGGAATCCCTCTTCGAAGTAGGTGATGGTGCTGGTATGGAAGTTAACGCCGTTGATACGCGTAATGGACGGGTCAACGTAGGTTACCTCGTTCGTTAAGGTGGCAAGGTTGGCCCGCAGGCTGTAATGGAAGTCACCGATATGGTCTCTCC containing:
- a CDS encoding DUF488 domain-containing protein produces the protein MVRIAIKRVYDDFDPEDGYRVLVDRLWPRGVKKEALLYNSWNKDLAPSSELRKWVHQNKEERWELFASLYIKQLGNSKAVDDFLLAIKDFERVTLLTATKSMEQNHAGILKEYVEGLLG
- a CDS encoding alpha/beta hydrolase; this translates as MKKLILSLLAIPLVFSALAQSPAPPQSKIVTDSIHSKVLNAYRAYNIFLPKSYETDTNKKYPILYLLHGMTDTHQGWAGRGHVKDVADQLMESGEACEMIIVTPNAGGNIYEGVWNGYFDMPGWSYETFFYTEFLPYIEKNYRVIGDKAHRAIAGLSMGGGGATGYGQKHSDMYAAVYAMSALMSIPEMGAAPAQKPDDKMAILTKSVIENSCVDFVANADEDRIANLRTVAWFVDCGDDDFLLDRNIEFTQAMRKKKIPCQFRVRDGGHTWEYWHSALYTCLPFVTRNFGKNQ
- a CDS encoding RagB/SusD family nutrient uptake outer membrane protein, whose product is MKTRYIYIWLLGLLSVLNTGCEDRLDIPKHGNMGSQEDFYQTDQEAMQALASLYFSWSSNYYNWFMTKNSLADDVWSGGGSRGDNAQMEQLNEYTFDTDHPMIASLYSGMYSIIYKANLIIDLMEPDTDVKKRALAEAKFFRAWAHFELLTLYGTAPIVDHLLTPDEYRQGNSSPQDTWAFIEKDLTEAINLNVLPSKNNVNDKETTIRTTKEVAQAMLGKAYVFQGKYSEAASILDKVIESGKYDLYPGAYDKLLHVEANGSCESMLEVQRRNDPEQAWNWDILTMTYLMMGWRSDKLFVTGEAVQTIASGTYGFMNPRKSLYDAFVEREGTDGYRLNSTLRSYEQLNKIGVVLQPGANMVGHEGYFMWKTRALKEDCIYDASYFQALQYINLRVMRYAEVLLLAAEAHVQGGDKAKALSYINRIRSRAKLPDLTTVTLDDVKKEKRLELCMECVRFQDLTRWNDAEAVMGQQGKEIPAFSSEGVKFLVKNSAYGFKAKHKQLPIPRKELELNPNMKQNENW
- a CDS encoding esterase, producing the protein MRKIITLSAMLLMCVLSFAQQALWGGAAVISPEIHENNTVSFRLKAPKAVRVQVTGDFLPTQKIKTPYGEFDGPGVADLTEKDGVWEFTTPQPLKSELYSYTFLVDGLKINDPSNVYMIRDVASVTNVFIIGGERADLYKVNKVPHGTVAKVWYNSPTLGMDRRLTVYTPAGYETSGKRYPVFYLLHGMGGDENAWSELGRTAQILDNLIAQGKAKPMIVVMTNGNASQEAAPGESSLGYAPASMQLPKTMEGSFEAAFPDVVNFIDRTYRTLKNKQNRAIAGLSMGGFHSMHISKQYPDMFNYVGLFSAAIMPNKDVKSPIYDNLEAKLKTQFDKKPALYWIAIGKTDFLYQANTDYRKMLDEKGYKYEYFETGEGHIWKNWRIYLSEFAPKLFK
- a CDS encoding beta-glucosidase, with product MKLKRLSISIFSGFLALTVQAQLPSPEPQLRLTPQNVDEVIRAMTLEEKVHMVIGCGMAMSDDAKFPGTAGRTYDIPRLGIPSAYLADGPHRLAMAPKREFDSHTYYATEFPSSTTVAATFDPEAAFQVGQALGREVKDYGLDVLLAPGVNLMRNVLCGRNHEYYSEDPLVVGKIAAAYINGIQSQGTGTCIKHFAVNNQETNRNNNDSRLTTRPLRELYLKGFEIAIKESQPWSVMTAYNKVNGKYTCEDKELTEDILRSEWGYKGVVMSDWNAGMDAVASMLAGNDMMQPGQDRQYKAIYEAVKNGTLSEAILNRNVKRVLEFVLKSHTYAGYQYPNETDLKGHAQVDRKIGAEGIVLLDNKEALPLAQGVKKVALYGTTSYDMVPAGMGFGSTGIGYYTVSLVEGMRKAGYTVDGKLIKQYKKHLFDEQKRLFPQGRPPFSFTPLPRAEEFLPTAEEMIAQVQDNDIAILTLGRTSGEACDRRIGEFMLKENEKALIKQVSEAYRAAGKKLVVILNICSPVETASWKGYADAVICAFQPGQEVGNCIADVLSGKVNPSGKLPMTLAVNYGDAPSDANFPSDYEFKMPSFAMGTGMNFKSDKKEEKPKVPEANVDYTNYEEGIYVGYRYFDTFGKEVSYPFGHGLSYTSFSYDIESASIEGDQCQLKVTVKNTGKYAGREAVQAYVKAPKGALDKPAKELKAFGKTRLLEPGESQTLTLTWHVMDMASYNEKSASWELDKGEYQWMAAASSADVRDTVVQKIAKSSKVKTLDVMKPQAAIPVNPMVKR